Genomic segment of Limnohabitans sp. INBF002:
GCGTGTTGGGCGCGCCCGACATGGCGCTGGGCGACATCGAACACGCCTGAACAACGCATCACACAAAAACACAGGAGACTTTCACACCATGTTGACCATCAACCTTTTTAACGGCCTCGTCTACGGCGCATTGCTCATCGTGATGTGCTCGGGCCTGGCCTTGATCTACGGCCTGCGCCGCGTGGTCAACTTTGCCCACGGCTCGCTCTACATGCTGGGCGCCTACCTCGGCTACACCGTCGCCCTGCAAAGCAACTTCTGGGTCGCTTTGGTGGTGGCCCCCGCCTTGATGGCCGTCTTTGGGGTGCTGCTGGACCGCTATGGTTTTCGCCTGCTCCAAGACCGCGAACCTCTTACCGTTGTGCTGGTCACCTTCGGCTTGCTGCTCGTCATCGAAGACATGGTGCAGTCGGTCTGGGGCAAGAGCAACCTCTCTGTCGCTGCACCCGAGGCCTTGAACTTCTCTGTCGATTTGTTTGGCACCTCCGTGCCCGCTTACCGCATTGGCGTGATCGTGATGGGCGCGGCTGTGGCTCTGGGCCTGAGCCTGTGGCTGCGCTACTCCAAAGTGGGTTTGTTTGTGCGTGCCGCCAGCACCGACCCCGTGACCACCGCCATGCAAGGCGTCAACACCGACGCCTTGAGCGCTGGTGTGGTGGGCTTGGGCACCGCGTTGGCCGGTTTGGCCGGTGTGGTGGCTGCACCCTTCTTGTCGTTGTCGCCTTCCATGAGTTCAGACGTGTTGATTGACTCTTTTGTGGTGGTCGTGATTGGCGGCTTGGGCTCACTCGCAGGGGCTTTCATTGCCGCCTTGTTGCTGGGCATGGTGCAGGCCATTGGCGCGGTGTATTTGCCTGACGCATCGGTGCTGCTGCCCTTTGTGTTCATGGTCGCCATCTTGATTTGGAAGCCCGCAGGTTTTGCTGGCAGCCGCACTTAATTCCCGAGGACTTTGGATATGAGCCCCCTTCGCGCTATTGCTTATTCTGTCGCCGCCCTGCTCGCAGGCGTGGGCTTGGTGGCGGTGATCAGTTCAAACACCGTCCTGTCACTGCTGACCCAAGCCGTGGTGTACGCCGTCTTTGCCTTGGGCATTGGCGTGCTGCTCAAGCAAAACGGCTTGGTGAGTTTTGGTCACGCCTTGTATTTTGGTGTGGCCGGTTACGCCATCGGCATCACCTTGCAACAACAACTCATGCCCGTCGAATGGGCCATCTTGGCCACCTTGGTGGGCATAGGCATCGCCGCCTTTGTGGTGGGCCTGATCATCGTGCGTGTGCCCGGCATTGCGTTTGGCATGTTGACCCTGGCGATTGGCCAAATGTTCTTCTTGTCCGTCTCTCGCGCCCGCGGCATCACCGGTGGCGCAGACGGCATGCAAGTCGACTGGCCTGCCACTATTTTCGGCTTCAGCCAATCGGCCATCCTCAAACCCGCTGCGATGTTTTTGATTTGCTGGACGACCTTGGTCATCGTCATGCTGCTGCTGACCTTGTTGCTCAACACACGTTTTGGTGCCATCACCGAAGCCGTGCGCGACAACGAAGAACGTGCGCGCTTCATCGGCATCTCCACCGTCATTCCACGCGCTGCCATCTACGCCTTGTCTGCGGTGGTCACCGCCGTGGCGGGCTTGTTGTCGACCTTGAACACCGGCTTTGTCTCTCCCGAGAGCTTGCACTGGAGCTTGTCGGGCATGGCCTTGATGATGGTTGTCGTCGGCGGCTTCAAAGCCCTGTGGGGCCCCGCCTTGGGCGCGGTGGTGTATTTCATCTTCAAAGACGTGGTGGGCGACTACGCCACCCATTGGATGTCTATTTTTGGTGTGGCCTTGATCGCCGTCATCGTGTTCTCGCCCACGGGCATCGCGGGAGCTTTGCAAGCGCTCTGGCGCGGCAAGCCCGCCTCAGCGTCACGCGCCAAGGCCGGTGCGCATTAAGCGGCAACCAAAGCCGCAAATAGCACCGCAAACAGAACGCTAAATAGACCGACACACAGACACGGAACCCCTATGAGCAATTCCTCTCCTTATGTACTCCAGGCCGACGATGTGGCCATCCACTACGGCGGCGTCAAAGCCGTTGATGGTGTGTCCCTGACTTTAGAAAAAGGCCAAATTCGCGGCCTGATCGGCCCCAACGGCGCTGGCAAATCCACCGTCATCGACGCCATCACCGGTCGTCGCCGTTTGACGCGCGGCAAAGTCACCTTGCGTGGCACCGATGTGAGCGAGATGGGCGTGGTCGAACGCCGCATGCTCGGCTTGTCACGCAGTTTTCAGCGCACCAGCATTTTTGGTGGCATGCCCGTTCGCAAACAAGTCGAACTGGCCTCGCACAAGATGGGCGTGCAGGACTCGGCCGCCGATGCAGATGCTGTGCTCAAAGAACTCGAACTCGACCGCATGGCCCATGTCATGGCCGAAGACTTGGGCTACGGCGAACAACGCCGCCTCGACTTGGCCCTGGCCTTGGTGGGTCGCCCCAGCGTGCTGCTGCTGGACGAGCCCATGGCAGGTTTGTCGGTCAAAGAGTCTCACGATTTGGCACACCACTTAAAAGCCCTCACCTCGCGCTGGGACGTGTCCGTGCTGCTGGTGGAGCACGACATGGATGTGGTGTTTGGCATCTCTGATGTGGTGACTGTTTTTGAATTGGGCCGCGTCATCGCCAGTGGTGAGCCGGCCGCCGTGCGCGCTGACCCGCGTGTGCGTGAAGCTTATTTGGGGAGTGCAGCATGAGCGCCTTACTGAACCTGAAAAACGTGCATGCCTACTACGGCG
This window contains:
- a CDS encoding branched-chain amino acid ABC transporter permease, with product MLTINLFNGLVYGALLIVMCSGLALIYGLRRVVNFAHGSLYMLGAYLGYTVALQSNFWVALVVAPALMAVFGVLLDRYGFRLLQDREPLTVVLVTFGLLLVIEDMVQSVWGKSNLSVAAPEALNFSVDLFGTSVPAYRIGVIVMGAAVALGLSLWLRYSKVGLFVRAASTDPVTTAMQGVNTDALSAGVVGLGTALAGLAGVVAAPFLSLSPSMSSDVLIDSFVVVVIGGLGSLAGAFIAALLLGMVQAIGAVYLPDASVLLPFVFMVAILIWKPAGFAGSRT
- a CDS encoding branched-chain amino acid ABC transporter permease, which translates into the protein MSPLRAIAYSVAALLAGVGLVAVISSNTVLSLLTQAVVYAVFALGIGVLLKQNGLVSFGHALYFGVAGYAIGITLQQQLMPVEWAILATLVGIGIAAFVVGLIIVRVPGIAFGMLTLAIGQMFFLSVSRARGITGGADGMQVDWPATIFGFSQSAILKPAAMFLICWTTLVIVMLLLTLLLNTRFGAITEAVRDNEERARFIGISTVIPRAAIYALSAVVTAVAGLLSTLNTGFVSPESLHWSLSGMALMMVVVGGFKALWGPALGAVVYFIFKDVVGDYATHWMSIFGVALIAVIVFSPTGIAGALQALWRGKPASASRAKAGAH
- a CDS encoding ABC transporter ATP-binding protein, which gives rise to MSNSSPYVLQADDVAIHYGGVKAVDGVSLTLEKGQIRGLIGPNGAGKSTVIDAITGRRRLTRGKVTLRGTDVSEMGVVERRMLGLSRSFQRTSIFGGMPVRKQVELASHKMGVQDSAADADAVLKELELDRMAHVMAEDLGYGEQRRLDLALALVGRPSVLLLDEPMAGLSVKESHDLAHHLKALTSRWDVSVLLVEHDMDVVFGISDVVTVFELGRVIASGEPAAVRADPRVREAYLGSAA